In a genomic window of Canis lupus familiaris isolate Mischka breed German Shepherd chromosome 13, alternate assembly UU_Cfam_GSD_1.0, whole genome shotgun sequence:
- the ZNF517 gene encoding LOW QUALITY PROTEIN: zinc finger protein 517 isoform X5 (The sequence of the model RefSeq protein was modified relative to this genomic sequence to represent the inferred CDS: substituted 1 base at 1 genomic stop codon), with product MGIWTRDSRCSGDAGLGARLLVSRGDAARRLSNDPQHGLPGGTLTRRHGTARHGTACVFIPQTPAEHLLCVGPSPRLWGYSLSDQTTGLSSWRKADKKQEAVVFEDVAVYFTRIEWSCLAPDQRALYRDVMLENYGHVDLAGXGFLVAKPALISLLEQGEEPGALILQVTEERGSATSRCPDSRMEAGIKQSPLRRVSSKQLGLLGTIWGRLPAGRPKLTELNGSPEDGLDKVPLPLQAGGPGGVLSTSLGVLEDKQRASGRAGTVGQRVYRCACGKAFKYNSLLLRHQVIHTGAKPYQCTECGKAFKQSSILLRHQLIHTEEKPYQCSECGKAFRQSTQLTAHHRVHTREKPYKCGECGKAFGRSSRLRQHQKFHTGEKPYECGECGKAFCRRFTLNEHCRIHSGERPYTCLQCGQRFIRGSSLLKHHRLHARESPRDDSGCPNTLLGAAQKAAAGDKLYQCSVCQRLFKHNSLLLLHQRLHTGEKPFECRECGKAFSRKSNLTLHQKTHTKEKPFACTECGKAFRRSYTLNEHYRLHSGERPYRCRACGRACSRLSALIQHQKVHGPECSREGGEHRRVGKSQRLGCLTLDFGSGHDLGV from the exons GCTGCTTGTTTCACGAGGTGATGCAGCAAGAAGGCTCTCTAATGATCCACAGCACGGTCTTCCTGGTGGCACACTCACACGCCGTCATGGAACCGCTCGTCATGGAACCGCTTGTGTGTTCATTCCACAGACCCCTGccgagcacctgctgtgtgtcgGGCCCTCCCCCAGGCTCTGGGGGTACAGCCTGAGTGACCAGACTACAGGTCTTTCTTCATGGAGGAAGGCGGATAAGAAGCAA GAGGCCGTGGTGTTTGAGGATGTGGCCGTGTACTTCACAAGGATAGAGTGGAGTTGCCTGGCCCCCGACCAGCGGGCACTGTACAgggatgtgatgctggagaactaCGGGCACGTGGACCTCGCTGGGTGAG GCTTTCTTGTTGCCAAACCAGCACTGATCTCCCTCTTGGAGCAAGGGGAGGAGCCGGGGGCTTTGATTCTGCAGGTGACTGAGGAGCGAGGGTCCGCAACCAGCCGCTGCCCAG ATTCTAGGATGGAGGCTGGGATCAAGCAATCTCCTCTGAGGAGAGTGTCCTCTAAGCAGTTAGGACTATTGGGCACGATTTGGGGCcgcctccctgcggggaggcccaAGTTAACTGAATTGAATGGCAGTCCTGAGGATGGGTTAGATAAAgtacccctccccctccaggcaGGCGGCCCTGGTGGGGTACTCAGCACGTCCCTGGGGGTCCTGGAGGACAAACAGCGAGCCTCGGGCCGTGCAGGCACTGTTGGGCAGAGAGTGTACAGGTGTGCTTGTGGCAAGGCGTTTAAGTACAACTCGCTGCTGCTCAGGCACCAGGTCATCCACACGGGCGCCAAGCCCTACCAGTGCACTGAGTGCGGCAAGGCCTTCAAGCAGAGCTCCATTCTCCTGAGACACCAGCTGATCCACACCGAGGAGAAGCCCTACCAGTGCAGTGAGTGTGGCAAGGCCTTCCGGCAGAGCACACAGTTGACTGCGCACCACCGAGTCCACACTCGGGAGAAGCCCTACAAGTGTGGGGAGTGCGGGAAGGCCTTTGGCCGCAGCTCCCGGCTCCGGCAGCACCAGAAGTTCCACACAGGGGAGAAGCCCTACGAGTGCGGGGAGTGCGGGAAGGCCTTCTGCCGCAGGTTCACACTCAATGAGCACTGCCGCATCCACAGCGGGGAGAGGCCTTACACCTGCCTGCAGTGTGGGCAGCGCTTCATCCGTGGGTCCTCGCTCCTCAAACACCACAGGCTGCATGCCAGGGAGAGCCCCCGAGACGACAGCGGCTGTCCGAATACCCTGCTCGGCGCAGCGCAGAAAGCTGCTGCAGGGGACAAGCTGTACCAGTGCTCCGTATGCCAGAGGCTCTTCAAGCACAACTCCTTGCTCCTCCTGCACCAGAGGCTGCATACGGGCGAGAAGCCCTTCGAGTGCAGGGAATGTGGCAAAGCCTTCAGCCGGAAGTCCAACCTCACTCTGCACCAAAAGACCCACACCAAGGAGAAGCCATTTGCCTGCACGGAATGTGGCAAGGCTTTCCGCAGGAGCTACACACTGAATGAGCACTACCGGCTGCACAGCGGTGAGAGGCCCTACAGGTGCCGGGCCTGTGGGAGGGCCTGCAGCCGGCTGTCTGCCCTCATTCAGCACCAGAAGGTCCATGGCCCAGAGTGCTCCCGGGAGGGTGGGGAACACAGACGAGTTGGTAAAAGTCAGAGacttgggtgtctgactcttgatttcggctcaggtcatgatcttggagtgtga